One Clostridium novyi NT genomic window carries:
- a CDS encoding rod shape-determining protein: MFFRMSTDMGIDLGTATVLVYIKGKGIVLQEPSVVAIDRNKNKVLAVGEEARQMIGRTPGNIVAIRPLKDGVISDYDITERMLKHFIRKACGKKKVGAPRVVICVPCEATEVEKRAVKDAAVNAGAKKVFLIEEPLAAAIGSGLDITKASGNMVIDIGGGTTDIAVISLGGMVVRNSIKIAGDNFDEDIIKYIRKKHKLMIGERTAEQLKINIGTAFKREENATMDIKGRDLVTGLPKNLTITSEEMREALSESVNAIAECTHSVLEKTPPELAADIADKGIVMTGGGALLHGLDKLIEQVTKVPVSVAEESVSSVALGTGNVLKFLDKIDASYKGRDINLID; encoded by the coding sequence ATGTTTTTCAGAATGAGTACAGATATGGGGATAGATTTAGGTACAGCCACAGTACTAGTTTATATTAAAGGAAAAGGAATTGTATTACAAGAACCATCAGTTGTCGCTATTGATAGAAATAAAAACAAGGTTTTAGCAGTTGGAGAAGAAGCAAGACAAATGATAGGAAGAACACCAGGAAATATAGTAGCTATTCGTCCTTTGAAGGATGGAGTTATATCTGATTATGATATAACTGAAAGAATGTTAAAACATTTTATTAGAAAAGCATGTGGAAAGAAAAAAGTAGGAGCTCCAAGGGTTGTTATATGTGTTCCATGTGAAGCTACAGAGGTGGAAAAAAGAGCTGTAAAAGATGCAGCAGTAAATGCTGGAGCTAAAAAAGTGTTCTTAATAGAAGAACCTTTAGCGGCTGCTATTGGATCTGGTCTTGATATAACTAAGGCAAGTGGTAATATGGTTATTGATATTGGTGGAGGAACTACTGATATTGCGGTAATCTCATTAGGCGGTATGGTTGTTAGAAATTCAATTAAAATTGCCGGAGATAATTTTGATGAAGATATAATAAAATACATAAGAAAAAAACACAAGCTTATGATAGGCGAAAGAACAGCGGAACAATTAAAAATAAACATAGGTACTGCATTTAAGAGAGAAGAAAATGCAACAATGGATATCAAGGGAAGAGATTTGGTTACTGGTCTTCCTAAGAATTTAACAATAACATCAGAAGAGATGAGAGAAGCTCTAAGTGAATCTGTTAATGCTATTGCAGAATGCACTCACTCAGTACTAGAAAAAACTCCACCAGAACTTGCAGCTGATATAGCTGATAAAGGTATTGTTATGACTGGTGGCGGAGCTTTATTACATGGTTTAGATAAATTAATTGAACAAGTAACAAAAGTTCCTGTATCTGTTGCAGAAGAATCTGTTTCATCAGTGGCACTTGGTACTGGAAATGTACTAAAGTTCTTAGATAAAATAGATGCATCTTA
- the spoIIID gene encoding sporulation transcriptional regulator SpoIIID, translating to MKDYIEERVLEVAKYIIESKATIRKTAKVFGVSKSTIHKDMTERLPKINPQVAKEAKDVLDLNKSERHIRGGKATRMKYKTLEG from the coding sequence TTGAAAGATTACATTGAAGAAAGAGTGCTAGAAGTCGCAAAGTATATAATCGAATCTAAAGCTACAATAAGGAAAACAGCTAAAGTTTTTGGCGTAAGTAAAAGTACGATACACAAAGATATGACTGAAAGATTACCTAAAATAAATCCACAAGTAGCCAAAGAGGCTAAGGATGTGTTAGATTTAAATAAATCAGAGAGACATATAAGAGGTGGAAAAGCCACTAGAATGAAATATAAAACATTAGAAGGTTAA
- a CDS encoding M23 family metallopeptidase has product MENKDNKKSFTNFLKKQGFYIALFVCLTVLAVVTAITASNTKEARKVAKNEATNNVQQKQNQKMNSKTKDALLQEDKKIDNAVEVKNNSKQKKNVANNSKKEVSVSKVSQTNFIKPVEGKVAMKYSETPVWWETSKSYRPNFGININAKVGTAVKAIADGKVKKVDNNGSFGTTVVIYHPESGKTSVYGNLDKKLKVKKGDKVTQGQEIGSIGKTSLRGMSQEVGSDFLHLEILKKADGDPQFASENPEKYIKY; this is encoded by the coding sequence ATGGAAAACAAGGATAATAAAAAAAGTTTTACTAATTTTTTAAAGAAACAAGGCTTTTATATAGCTCTATTTGTTTGTTTAACTGTATTAGCTGTAGTTACAGCAATAACAGCAAGCAATACTAAAGAAGCTAGAAAGGTTGCCAAAAATGAAGCTACTAATAATGTACAGCAAAAACAAAATCAAAAGATGAACTCAAAAACAAAGGATGCTCTATTACAAGAAGATAAAAAGATAGATAACGCTGTTGAGGTAAAAAATAATTCAAAACAAAAGAAAAATGTTGCAAATAATTCAAAAAAAGAAGTTTCAGTTTCTAAAGTATCACAAACTAATTTCATAAAACCAGTTGAAGGAAAGGTTGCTATGAAATATTCAGAAACACCAGTATGGTGGGAAACTTCAAAATCATATAGACCAAACTTTGGAATAAACATAAATGCAAAAGTAGGTACAGCTGTAAAAGCTATTGCAGATGGAAAAGTTAAAAAGGTAGATAACAATGGTTCTTTTGGAACAACAGTAGTTATTTATCACCCAGAAAGCGGAAAAACTAGTGTCTATGGAAATTTAGATAAAAAACTAAAGGTTAAAAAAGGCGACAAAGTAACACAAGGACAAGAAATAGGATCAATTGGAAAGACTTCCTTAAGAGGTATGTCACAAGAAGTAGGTAGTGATTTCTTACATCTTGAAATACTTAAAAAAGCAGATGGAGATCCTCAATTTGCAAGTGAAAATCCAGAAAAATATATAAAATATTAA
- the spoIID gene encoding stage II sporulation protein D has protein sequence MKKVILSIVLVIVFIMGLSVFIVGVGTHEESSNTNKKYVPKAESKIKSSYSKDELKMKVYITKKKTIDSIDLEDYVKGVVSAEMPVEFPLEALKSQAVAARTYALAHKEAFGAGNAPKAHGGDVNDTTDFQVFMYKDERLKMWPKSKRKEFWDKITQAVKETEGEVLSYDGELVMSPYYFSTSGGKTEDAVNVFNKEIPYLKSVDSPGEEKAHKYISSKTVNCDYAADKLNSWNSSCNVKSKKLKNQISILEKSKAGTVMKIKIGEKTISGSKFRSIMGLNSSNFDIAFKNNNMIITCRGYGHGVGMSQWGSKAMANKGYDYNEILKHYYKGTDVIKLNVKK, from the coding sequence ATGAAAAAGGTTATTTTAAGTATAGTATTAGTTATAGTATTTATCATGGGGCTTTCAGTGTTTATAGTAGGGGTAGGAACTCATGAGGAAAGTTCAAATACAAATAAAAAGTATGTTCCTAAGGCTGAAAGTAAGATAAAGTCTAGTTACAGTAAAGATGAATTAAAAATGAAGGTGTACATAACAAAAAAGAAGACTATAGATTCAATTGACCTTGAGGACTATGTTAAGGGAGTTGTATCAGCGGAAATGCCAGTAGAATTTCCATTAGAAGCATTAAAATCTCAAGCAGTTGCAGCTAGAACATATGCCCTAGCACACAAAGAAGCTTTTGGTGCAGGAAATGCGCCTAAAGCTCATGGGGGAGACGTAAATGATACTACTGATTTTCAAGTTTTCATGTATAAAGATGAAAGGCTTAAAATGTGGCCTAAAAGTAAAAGAAAAGAATTCTGGGACAAAATTACACAGGCTGTAAAAGAAACAGAGGGTGAAGTTTTATCTTATGATGGAGAATTGGTCATGAGTCCCTATTACTTTTCTACAAGTGGTGGTAAAACAGAAGATGCAGTAAATGTATTTAATAAAGAAATACCATATTTAAAAAGTGTTGATAGTCCTGGAGAGGAAAAAGCACATAAATATATTTCAAGTAAAACAGTTAATTGTGATTATGCAGCTGATAAATTAAATAGTTGGAATTCAAGTTGTAATGTAAAATCAAAAAAATTAAAAAATCAAATAAGCATATTAGAAAAAAGTAAAGCAGGAACTGTAATGAAGATTAAGATTGGGGAAAAAACTATAAGTGGAAGTAAGTTTAGAAGTATTATGGGATTAAATTCATCTAATTTTGATATAGCATTTAAAAATAATAATATGATTATAACTTGTAGAGGATATGGACATGGGGTTGGAATGAGTCAATGGGGCAGTAAAGCTATGGCAAACAAGGGATATGACTATAATGAGATTTTAAAGCATTATTACAAAGGGACTGATGTAATAAAATTAAATGTTAAAAAATAA
- the murA gene encoding UDP-N-acetylglucosamine 1-carboxyvinyltransferase encodes MEKILIKGGKKLRGEVNISSAKNAILPIIAASILCADKCTIKNTPMLNDVFVISDVLRDLNADIHINCKDNVMTIDTKNVIDKEPNSELVRKMRASFLIMGPMIARFGKFRLSLPGGCNIGTRPIDLHLKGFSALGATINVGHGYVEASADKLVGNKIYLDFPSVGATENIMMASVFAEGQTIIENPAGEPEIQDLANFLNAMGAKVKGAGTDRIIIDGVKELKGTEYTPIPDRIEAGTFMVAAAITKSKIKLNHVNIAHLNPIIAKLDEIGVGIEKHNNSIIVNGDNNLKPADIKTMPYPGFPTDMQAQVMSLLCTIEGTSVITETIFENRFMHVCELKRMGANIKIDGRCAVIEGVNKLTGCEVKATDLRAGAALILAGLAAEGCTKIGNIYHVDRGYVNIENKLLGLGADVKRIQE; translated from the coding sequence GTGGAAAAGATATTAATAAAAGGTGGTAAAAAGCTTAGAGGGGAAGTTAATATAAGTTCAGCTAAAAATGCTATTCTTCCAATAATAGCAGCTAGTATATTATGTGCAGATAAATGCACAATAAAAAATACTCCTATGTTAAATGATGTATTTGTAATAAGTGATGTACTAAGAGATTTAAATGCTGATATACACATAAATTGTAAAGATAATGTAATGACAATAGATACTAAAAATGTTATAGATAAAGAACCTAATAGTGAACTTGTAAGAAAAATGAGAGCATCATTTCTTATTATGGGTCCTATGATTGCTAGATTCGGAAAGTTTAGATTATCATTGCCTGGAGGATGTAATATAGGTACTAGACCTATTGATTTGCACTTAAAGGGATTTTCGGCACTAGGAGCAACAATAAATGTTGGACATGGCTATGTAGAAGCCTCAGCAGATAAATTAGTAGGAAATAAGATATATTTAGATTTTCCATCAGTAGGTGCTACGGAAAATATAATGATGGCATCGGTATTTGCAGAAGGACAAACGATAATAGAAAATCCAGCAGGAGAGCCTGAAATACAAGATTTAGCGAATTTTTTAAATGCTATGGGAGCTAAAGTAAAAGGTGCGGGAACTGATAGAATTATAATAGATGGAGTTAAAGAATTAAAAGGAACAGAGTATACTCCTATTCCAGATAGAATTGAAGCTGGAACATTTATGGTTGCTGCAGCAATAACAAAAAGTAAAATAAAATTAAATCATGTAAACATTGCTCATTTAAATCCTATTATAGCTAAGTTAGATGAAATAGGAGTTGGTATTGAAAAGCACAACAATAGCATAATTGTAAATGGAGATAATAACTTAAAACCAGCAGATATAAAGACAATGCCATATCCAGGATTTCCAACAGATATGCAAGCACAAGTAATGAGCCTTTTATGTACAATAGAAGGTACTAGTGTTATAACTGAAACTATTTTTGAAAATAGATTTATGCATGTTTGTGAGCTTAAGAGAATGGGAGCAAACATAAAAATAGATGGAAGGTGTGCAGTTATTGAGGGGGTGAACAAGTTAACAGGGTGTGAAGTTAAAGCAACTGATTTAAGGGCAGGAGCAGCATTAATATTAGCTGGACTTGCGGCAGAAGGATGTACAAAGATAGGAAATATATATCATGTGGACAGAGGATATGTAAATATAGAAAACAAACTTTTAGGATTAGGTGCGGATGTAAAGAGAATACAGGAATAG
- a CDS encoding YwmB family TATA-box binding protein has product MDNKIRNIVVFFISAIAILLNYKISYAYKNINFFDEIIETTRSNVEEYGVETHFTTKINGQELISYFKHEIINNYNGHTSICKNNENCDIKFSYGNSTKGLISIENLNSNPLVKIRITEKEKYNNLEQINKWVKNIENKISEEENINYQYLKAKLPKCNLNKVNENLIGLLKSKGAKNIDSIEINNGFTTCAYTRQYKPKKINGKLMDFNYALSNYSSGEYITIGTPEIITTY; this is encoded by the coding sequence ATGGATAATAAGATAAGAAACATAGTGGTGTTTTTTATAAGCGCAATAGCCATACTTTTAAATTACAAAATATCTTATGCATATAAAAATATAAACTTTTTTGATGAAATAATAGAGACTACTAGAAGTAATGTGGAGGAATATGGAGTTGAAACTCATTTTACAACAAAAATAAATGGACAAGAGTTAATAAGTTACTTTAAGCATGAAATTATTAATAATTATAATGGTCATACTTCTATATGTAAAAATAACGAGAATTGTGATATTAAATTTAGTTATGGAAACAGTACAAAAGGACTTATATCAATAGAAAATTTAAATTCTAATCCATTAGTAAAAATAAGAATTACTGAAAAAGAAAAATACAATAATTTAGAGCAAATAAATAAATGGGTTAAAAACATAGAAAATAAGATATCAGAAGAAGAAAACATAAATTATCAATATTTAAAAGCTAAATTACCTAAATGCAATTTAAATAAAGTAAATGAAAACCTAATAGGATTACTAAAAAGTAAAGGGGCTAAAAATATTGATTCTATAGAGATAAATAATGGATTTACTACTTGTGCATATACTCGTCAATATAAACCTAAGAAAATTAATGGTAAATTGATGGATTTTAATTATGCATTAAGTAATTATTCTTCAGGAGAATATATTACAATCGGAACTCCTGAAATAATTACAACCTACTAG
- a CDS encoding F0F1 ATP synthase subunit epsilon translates to MAKTFKLKIVTPEKIFFEGEAEKINLETTEGKTEILANHSAFIAMLVPTNSKLITDKGEEKKFFLSSGILKVNTEEVVILCDAAEWPEEIDKKRAEEAKKRAEERLSKKDGVDIKRAEFALMRAIKRIEMV, encoded by the coding sequence ATGGCAAAAACATTTAAATTAAAAATAGTTACTCCAGAAAAGATATTCTTTGAAGGAGAAGCTGAAAAAATTAATTTAGAAACTACTGAAGGCAAAACTGAAATATTAGCTAATCACTCAGCATTCATAGCAATGCTAGTACCAACTAACTCAAAACTTATTACAGACAAAGGAGAGGAAAAGAAATTTTTCTTATCATCTGGAATCTTAAAAGTTAATACAGAGGAAGTTGTAATACTTTGTGATGCAGCAGAGTGGCCAGAAGAAATAGATAAAAAAAGAGCGGAGGAAGCTAAAAAAAGAGCGGAAGAAAGACTATCTAAAAAAGATGGTGTTGATATAAAAAGAGCTGAATTCGCATTAATGAGAGCAATAAAAAGAATAGAGATGGTATAA
- the atpD gene encoding F0F1 ATP synthase subunit beta has translation MPDNNVGRVVQVIGPVIDIKFDSDCLPNIYNAIEIDMGDRILITEVEQHIGDDVVRTIAMESTEGLKRGMKAVNTEKPISVPVGSEILGRLFNVLGKTIDEEGEFKAEEYYPIHRPAPTFEEQSVEPEMFETGIKVIDLIAPYQKGGKIGLFGGAGVGKTVLIQELINNIAKEHGGLSVFTGVGERTREGNDLYYEMKESGVINKTALVFGQMNEPPGARMRVALTGLTMAEYFRDQGQNVLLFIDNIFRFTQAGSEVSALLGRIPSAVGYQPTLATEMGALQERITSTKHGSITSVQAVYVPADDLTDPAPATTFAHLDATTVLSRSIAELGIYPAVDPLESTSRILDPRVIGQEHYDVAINVKHILERYKELQDIIAILGVDELSEEDKLVVSRARKVQRFLSQPFTVAEQFTGMKGKFVPVKETVRGFKEIIEGKYDDVPEAAFLFVGSIEEALEKAKTMS, from the coding sequence ATGCCGGATAATAATGTAGGTAGAGTTGTACAGGTAATAGGACCTGTTATAGATATAAAATTTGATTCTGACTGCCTTCCTAATATTTATAATGCTATAGAAATTGATATGGGTGATAGAATTCTTATAACTGAAGTAGAACAACACATAGGAGATGACGTTGTAAGAACTATCGCTATGGAATCTACAGAAGGCTTAAAAAGAGGTATGAAAGCCGTTAATACTGAAAAGCCAATATCAGTACCTGTAGGAAGTGAGATATTAGGAAGATTGTTCAACGTATTAGGAAAAACTATAGATGAAGAGGGCGAATTTAAAGCTGAAGAATATTATCCAATTCATAGACCAGCCCCAACTTTTGAAGAACAATCAGTTGAACCTGAGATGTTTGAAACTGGTATAAAAGTTATAGACTTAATAGCACCTTATCAAAAAGGTGGTAAGATAGGTCTATTTGGAGGAGCTGGAGTAGGTAAAACAGTATTAATTCAAGAATTAATCAACAATATAGCGAAGGAACACGGTGGATTATCTGTATTTACAGGAGTTGGAGAAAGAACAAGAGAAGGTAATGACCTTTACTATGAAATGAAAGAATCTGGTGTTATAAATAAAACAGCACTAGTATTTGGTCAAATGAATGAGCCACCTGGAGCAAGAATGAGAGTTGCTCTTACAGGACTTACTATGGCAGAATATTTCAGGGATCAAGGACAAAACGTACTTTTATTCATAGACAACATATTTAGATTCACTCAAGCAGGTTCAGAGGTGTCAGCTTTACTTGGAAGAATACCTAGTGCCGTTGGATACCAACCAACACTAGCAACAGAAATGGGTGCGCTTCAAGAAAGAATAACATCTACAAAGCATGGTTCTATAACATCAGTTCAAGCAGTATATGTTCCTGCTGACGACTTAACAGACCCAGCACCAGCTACTACTTTTGCCCATCTTGATGCTACAACAGTTTTATCAAGAAGCATAGCTGAACTTGGTATATATCCTGCAGTTGATCCACTAGAATCTACTTCAAGAATATTAGATCCTAGAGTTATAGGACAGGAACACTATGATGTTGCTATTAATGTTAAACATATATTAGAAAGATATAAAGAACTTCAAGATATTATAGCAATATTAGGTGTTGATGAACTTTCAGAAGAAGATAAACTAGTAGTATCAAGAGCGAGAAAGGTACAAAGATTCTTATCTCAACCATTTACTGTAGCAGAACAATTTACAGGTATGAAGGGTAAATTTGTTCCTGTAAAAGAAACTGTTAGAGGATTTAAAGAGATAATAGAAGGTAAATATGATGATGTGCCAGAAGCGGCCTTCCTATTTGTTGGATCTATAGAAGAAGCTTTAGAAAAAGCTAAGACTATGTCATAA
- the atpG gene encoding ATP synthase F1 subunit gamma: protein MAGAGLIAIKRRIKSINNTKKITKAIGLVATSKLRKARQKLELNNAYYSSVNEIMNGILADKNLEKGIYFKDNGVNKKLYIVITSDSGLCGGFNGNVIAKTLETISGDRENSVIITVGKKGRTYLKKFKIDSIAEFVEIPEIPTLKEVKAILEKALNLYMNKEISEINVVYTHFVSSVKQEAKVKKILPITMEEDSEQTSTFVEFEPDKNIVLEGISELYLKQTLLNLMLNSKTSEESARMTAMDGATSNANDLLDKLNLQYNRIRQSSITQEISEIVGGAQAQE from the coding sequence ATGGCGGGCGCAGGGTTAATTGCTATAAAAAGAAGGATTAAATCTATAAATAATACTAAGAAAATAACAAAAGCTATAGGACTTGTTGCCACCTCTAAACTAAGGAAAGCTAGACAAAAGTTAGAACTTAATAATGCTTATTATAGTTCAGTTAATGAAATTATGAATGGAATATTAGCCGATAAGAACTTAGAAAAGGGTATATATTTCAAAGATAATGGAGTTAATAAAAAATTGTATATAGTAATTACCTCAGATTCTGGTTTATGTGGAGGATTTAATGGTAATGTAATTGCAAAAACTTTAGAAACAATATCCGGTGATAGGGAAAATAGTGTCATTATTACTGTAGGTAAAAAGGGAAGAACCTATCTTAAGAAATTTAAGATAGATTCTATTGCCGAATTTGTTGAGATACCTGAAATTCCAACTTTAAAGGAAGTAAAGGCTATCTTAGAAAAAGCTTTAAATCTTTATATGAATAAAGAAATATCAGAAATCAATGTAGTATATACTCATTTTGTAAGTTCTGTAAAGCAAGAAGCTAAAGTTAAAAAGATATTACCAATAACTATGGAAGAGGACAGTGAACAAACAAGTACTTTCGTAGAATTTGAGCCAGATAAAAATATAGTTTTAGAAGGTATTTCAGAGTTATATTTAAAACAAACTTTACTTAACTTAATGTTAAACTCTAAGACAAGTGAAGAATCTGCTAGAATGACTGCAATGGACGGTGCTACAAGTAATGCTAATGATTTATTAGATAAACTTAACTTGCAGTACAACAGAATTAGACAAAGTAGTATAACTCAAGAAATATCAGAAATAGTAGGTGGAGCACAAGCTCAAGAGTAA
- the atpA gene encoding F0F1 ATP synthase subunit alpha, with amino-acid sequence MNVKPEEITSIIKKQIESYEHKIQTVDSGTIIQIGDGIARVYGIEDCMEGELLEFPNDVYGMALNLEQDNVGCVLLGPEKGIKEGDVVKRTGRVVEVPVGEALIGRVVNALGQPLDGKGPIKCTQTRAIELEAPGVIERKSVKEPLQTGIKAIDSMVPIGKGQRELIIGDRQIGKTAIAIDTIINQKDKNVKCIYVAIGQKQSTVAHIVNTLTEMGAMDYTIVVSSTASDSAPLQFLSPYSGCSMAEYFMLKGEDVLIIYDDLSKHAVAYRTMSLLLRRPPGREAYPGDVFYIHSRLLERAAKLSDKLGGGSITALPIIETLAGDVTAYIPTNVISITDGQIFLESELFYAGQKPAVNAGISVSRVGGNAQIKAMKQVSGTLRLELAQYRELAAFAQFGSDLDNSSKERLEKGKRLVEILKQDQYKPMPVEKQIIILYAAVNNYLSDIKVSDIRTFEREFLEYVDTHYRDLGQKILDKKELTDDIKGELNTAIQEFKKVFLA; translated from the coding sequence ATGAATGTTAAACCTGAAGAGATTACTTCAATAATAAAAAAGCAAATAGAAAGTTATGAACATAAAATCCAAACTGTAGACTCAGGTACTATAATCCAAATAGGTGATGGTATTGCAAGAGTATACGGAATTGAGGATTGTATGGAAGGAGAACTTCTAGAATTCCCAAATGATGTTTATGGTATGGCGCTAAACCTTGAACAAGATAACGTAGGTTGTGTTTTGCTAGGACCTGAAAAGGGAATAAAAGAAGGAGACGTAGTAAAAAGAACAGGTAGAGTAGTTGAGGTTCCAGTAGGAGAAGCGTTAATAGGAAGAGTTGTAAATGCATTAGGTCAACCTTTAGATGGAAAAGGACCTATAAAATGCACTCAAACTAGAGCTATTGAACTTGAAGCTCCTGGAGTTATTGAGAGAAAATCAGTAAAAGAACCTCTTCAAACTGGTATAAAAGCAATAGATTCAATGGTTCCAATTGGTAAAGGACAAAGAGAACTTATAATTGGAGACAGACAAATAGGAAAGACTGCAATTGCAATTGATACTATAATAAATCAAAAGGATAAAAATGTTAAATGTATATATGTAGCTATAGGACAAAAACAATCAACTGTAGCACACATAGTTAACACTTTAACTGAAATGGGAGCTATGGATTATACAATTGTAGTATCATCTACAGCATCAGATTCAGCACCACTTCAATTTTTATCACCATATTCAGGATGTAGTATGGCAGAATACTTCATGTTAAAGGGCGAAGATGTACTTATTATATATGATGACTTGTCTAAGCACGCAGTAGCTTATAGAACAATGTCACTATTACTTCGTAGACCACCAGGAAGAGAAGCGTATCCTGGAGATGTATTCTATATTCACTCTAGACTTCTAGAAAGAGCAGCTAAACTTTCAGATAAACTAGGTGGAGGATCAATTACAGCACTACCAATAATAGAAACACTTGCAGGAGACGTTACAGCATATATACCAACAAACGTAATTTCAATTACAGATGGTCAGATATTCCTTGAATCAGAACTTTTCTATGCAGGACAAAAACCAGCAGTTAATGCCGGTATATCTGTATCACGTGTTGGTGGTAATGCTCAAATTAAAGCAATGAAACAAGTTTCTGGAACTTTAAGACTAGAACTTGCCCAATATAGAGAACTTGCGGCATTTGCTCAATTTGGATCAGACCTTGATAATTCATCTAAAGAAAGACTTGAAAAAGGTAAGAGATTAGTTGAAATATTAAAGCAAGATCAATATAAGCCTATGCCAGTAGAAAAACAAATAATAATTTTATATGCAGCTGTTAATAACTACTTATCTGATATAAAAGTTAGTGATATTAGAACTTTCGAAAGAGAATTCTTAGAATATGTAGATACTCACTACAGAGACTTAGGTCAAAAAATATTAGATAAAAAAGAACTAACAGATGATATTAAAGGAGAACTTAATACTGCTATTCAAGAATTCAAAAAAGTGTTCTTGGCATAG
- a CDS encoding F0F1 ATP synthase subunit delta, protein MYEYLDRRYALALYEVAEKNGKIDQYIEELKQIVDLIKNNEELSKIVHHPQITTSKKKKIFKEIFTGKIDDELLAFLLILIEKDRILYLKEKIREMEKIHLEKQNKLVAHVKSVVSLNEEEKQSLIDKLSKKYNKTIILKEELDETLIGGVYVRIGDDVIDGTIKGKFEEIRKKVMKN, encoded by the coding sequence ATGTATGAATATTTAGATAGAAGATATGCCCTTGCTTTGTATGAAGTTGCTGAGAAAAATGGGAAAATAGATCAGTATATAGAAGAGTTAAAACAGATTGTTGATTTAATTAAAAACAATGAAGAACTTTCTAAGATAGTGCATCATCCACAAATAACTACATCTAAAAAGAAGAAAATATTTAAAGAAATATTTACTGGAAAGATTGATGATGAGTTACTAGCTTTTCTATTGATACTTATAGAGAAAGATAGAATTTTATATTTAAAAGAAAAAATAAGAGAAATGGAAAAGATTCATTTAGAGAAACAAAATAAACTGGTTGCTCATGTAAAAAGTGTTGTTTCCTTAAATGAAGAAGAAAAACAGAGCCTAATCGATAAGTTATCTAAAAAATATAACAAAACAATAATCCTAAAAGAAGAGTTGGATGAAACTCTTATAGGTGGGGTATATGTAAGAATAGGTGATGATGTGATTGATGGAACTATAAAAGGGAAATTCGAAGAAATAAGAAAAAAAGTAATGAAGAATTAA
- a CDS encoding F0F1 ATP synthase subunit B: protein MNFSIPTFVWTIINFLLLLVVLSYFLFKPVNEIIDKRSKDIEGDIEQARIDKDKAEELRIANEEEYKAAKKEGKIIVENYKAKAENVSEEIISDAHKEAEIIIERAKKEIQREREKAEYEIKNKTIELSLELSKKALERSIDEKMHRELIEEFISKVGN, encoded by the coding sequence ATGAATTTTTCAATACCTACATTTGTTTGGACAATAATAAACTTCTTATTACTTCTAGTAGTACTTTCCTATTTCTTATTTAAACCTGTCAATGAAATTATTGATAAAAGAAGTAAGGACATTGAAGGCGATATAGAACAGGCCAGAATAGATAAAGATAAGGCCGAGGAACTTAGAATTGCAAATGAGGAAGAATATAAAGCAGCTAAAAAAGAAGGAAAAATAATAGTTGAAAATTATAAAGCAAAGGCTGAAAATGTTTCAGAGGAAATTATTTCGGATGCCCACAAAGAAGCAGAAATTATTATTGAAAGGGCTAAAAAAGAAATCCAAAGAGAAAGAGAAAAAGCAGAGTATGAAATCAAAAATAAAACTATAGAACTATCTCTAGAGTTATCTAAAAAAGCTTTAGAAAGATCTATAGACGAAAAGATGCATAGAGAGCTTATAGAAGAATTCATTTCTAAGGTAGGAAATTAA
- the atpE gene encoding ATP synthase F0 subunit C, translated as MISSQAFVAGMCAIGAGLASIACIGGGIGTGNATAKAVEGVSRQPEASGKILSTMIIGSALSEATAIYGFLIAILLVLKIGNIG; from the coding sequence ATGATAAGTTCACAAGCGTTTGTAGCAGGAATGTGTGCAATAGGAGCTGGATTAGCATCAATTGCATGTATAGGTGGTGGTATTGGAACAGGTAATGCTACAGCTAAAGCAGTAGAAGGAGTTTCAAGACAACCAGAAGCTAGTGGTAAAATATTAAGTACTATGATTATAGGTAGTGCGTTATCAGAAGCAACAGCTATATATGGCTTCTTAATAGCTATATTATTAGTATTAAAAATTGGAAATATAGGTTAA